In the genome of Candidatus Hinthialibacter antarcticus, the window ATTTTGGCGGGGCTGATTTTTCTCTCGTTTTATCATGTGTACCAATGGGGCGCTTTGGCGCGGGTGGATGCGCTGGGCTTGTTGTTTTGCGTCGCCGCTCTGGTCGTATTTGAACGCAACCGCCATTGGGGATATGCCGTCCCGCTTTTGTTATTGGCATTGTTCACCAAACAATCCTTGTTCGCGGCGCCGTTGGCGATTGGGTGTTGCCTCGCCGTCGTTGATTGGAAGCGCGCGTTGAATTTCATCGTTGCATTGGCGGTGGGCGCATCATTGCTATGGGCGGGTATTCTTTTGTTGTCCGGGGGGCGAGCGTGGGAGCACTTGGTCGCTTACAACGCCAACGCATTTTATTGGACGGACGTTTGGATTAACTTTCGCCATTGGATATGGATGTACACCGTGTGGGGCTGCGCGCCGATTGCGGTGCTGTTGTTTGACGCAAAGTGTGTGCGCTCGAACGATGAGAACGCGTCGCCGTTGTTGTTTTGGTTTACGCTGGGCGCGATTGGCGAGGCGCTGTTGTGCGGCAAGATCGGTTCCGCGCCAAATTATTTTCTGGCATTGGCGGCGGCGGCCGCGGTGGGATGCGGCGTTGTTTTTGCTCAAGTAAAACAACTGGCGCAACGCGACGCGGGCGCTCTATCTTCAAACATTTTGTTCTCGTTCTTTGTTGCGGCGTTTCTGTTGCAATTAATCGCAACCGTTCATTGGCCTGCAGGCGGCATGGATTTCGCGCCTACGCCGACCCGCGCCGAAACCCAAGCGGGACGGTTAATGCAAAATCGACTTGAGAAAATTGACGGGCCGGTTCTATCGGATTTATGCGGTTTGCCGTTGCTGGCAGGGCGCGCGCCGGTGTTCCAACCGTTTATCTGTACACAACTTGCGCTGGAAGGAAAATGGAACCAGCAACCGTTTTTAGATACAGTCAGAAACCGGGCGTATCCCGCATTGTTGCTGCGTTTTGACTTGTCTCGTCCCGATTGGGACCGCAGGCGGTTTACCGAAGAAATGATCGCTTCATTTCGTGAAGCGTATGTTCCGTCGCAACAGTATGGCGCCTTCTATCTCTATACTCTGAAACCATAAAAACGCGGCTACAATGTTTATGTCGCGCAATGCGGCTTATCCCCATCAAAGGAACTGGAATGAGCGACGGCGTACAATCTGAATTTCGCAAAGACCCGCATCATGGCGGTTGGGTGTTAATTGCTCCGCAGCCGCAACGGGAGCAACTGGCCAATCTGCCAATGCGCGAGTGGCCCTTGAATGATCCCGCATTGTTTTCTGACCCTGAATCGGCGGGCGCGATTGTGGTGTGGAGCCGCGGGCAGGCGATCCAAGGGCGCGACGAAATCGCTATACGCGTGTTGGCGAACAAGCAGCCGCTATATCGGGTTGAAGAGCGCGATGACGTAGACGACGTCGGCGTGTTTAGCCGCATGGGCGGATTGGGCGCCCACGAACTGGTGTTAGAAAGCCAGCGCCCGGACGACACGCTTGAAACGATGAGCGTCCTGCATGTTTCGATGATTTTGGAGGCGGTGCAAGAGCGTATTCGCGATCTAAAACGCGATATTCGTTTGCATGGTTTCTCGTATTTTCGTGAGTGGATTTGCGGCGAAGCGAAACCGTCTATCCCGCCGCATTCGCAGTTCATCGCCAGCGCCATTGTTCCGCATGGCTTGCAGCAGGAACTCGACGCCGCCCAAGCGCACTATGCGGAAATGCAAAAGTGTCTATTTTGTGAAATGATTGACCAGGAAGAATCGGAAGATAAACGCATCGTGGCGGAATGCGAGCAATTTATCGCTCTGTGTCCGTATGCGTCGCGATTTCCATTTGAAGTCCATGTATTTCCAATCGAACACAATGCCGATTTCAGCCGCCTGTCTGCTGAGCATTTACATGCGCTCGCCGATTTTATCAAAGACGTTTCGCGCCGCTTAGAACGGGCGCTTCCTGGTTGGAACCTGTTGATGACCCTCCACACGCGCCCGGCCTATCAGGACGACCC includes:
- a CDS encoding glycosyltransferase family 39 protein: MNQPASTPGWTMDRLAMAVVWFGLALYAAIFIYHGAALIAHPYDLDNSEGFLLYQSARFAEGQFLYPPLNDAPYLVDNYPPVYPLVGAVGVKLFGVNFFWLRAVSLIATVLTAALLGVWTHQKTRSRGASILAGLIFLSFYHVYQWGALARVDALGLLFCVAALVVFERNRHWGYAVPLLLLALFTKQSLFAAPLAIGCCLAVVDWKRALNFIVALAVGASLLWAGILLLSGGRAWEHLVAYNANAFYWTDVWINFRHWIWMYTVWGCAPIAVLLFDAKCVRSNDENASPLLFWFTLGAIGEALLCGKIGSAPNYFLALAAAAAVGCGVVFAQVKQLAQRDAGALSSNILFSFFVAAFLLQLIATVHWPAGGMDFAPTPTRAETQAGRLMQNRLEKIDGPVLSDLCGLPLLAGRAPVFQPFICTQLALEGKWNQQPFLDTVRNRAYPALLLRFDLSRPDWDRRRFTEEMIASFREAYVPSQQYGAFYLYTLKP